TTACCATTCGGTTTCCCGCCAGAGGCTCACATGCCATGAAAATATTACACACCCCGCAACGCTTGTATTCATAATCATGCCTCGCCGGTTTGCCGGGTGACGCTGAAATAGGAATTTTTGTTTCTCCAATCAATTGTTTTGGCGATTCATCCATGCATATCACTGGAAACTTTGTATCAAATGGACGTTTGTAAACATCCAAAACTTTTTCCATATGAGCGACAAAGTGGCAATTTTGTTCCGGCGGTATTACCCATCCTTTACGCAACCATGGTTTGATTTCGTTTTTTTTAAAATGCCACGAATAGTTTCATGGGATATACTTTCAATATAATCAAGCTTGACAACCTTTTCTGCCAACAAACGCAAAGTC
Above is a genomic segment from Candidatus Desulfarcum epimagneticum containing:
- a CDS encoding transposase (fragment); amino-acid sequence: MEKVLDVYKRPFDTKFPVICMDESPKQLIGETKIPISASPGKPARHDYEYKRCGVCNIFMACEPLAGNRMVKITERKTKKDWAFFIKEIALAYEKAQKITLVMDNLNTHTPGALYETFRPHTAKKNMGKI